In Syntrophorhabdaceae bacterium, the genomic stretch TCTTTCTTGCCGTAGCCTATTTCCTGAAAAGCGAAAATACATTAACTGCCATACCGGTTCCTCACAGGTATCTTCTCCTCATCCCGGCGCACAATGAAGAAGCCTTGATAGGAAGACTTCTCGAGAGCCTCCTTCGCGTGCAATATGAAAGAAATAGCTTCAGGGCAGCCGTTATTGCCGACAACTGCACGGATCGTACTGAGGCGGTCTCATCCCAATTCGACGTTGATATATTGAAGAGGACCGATCCCTCCGCCAGGGGGAAGGGTTTTGCAATAGCCTGGGCCCTGAAGCAGGTTGACCTTGATTCATACGATGCCGTGGTGATTATTGATGCGGATAATATCATCGATCCTCTTTTCTTTCGGGGGCTGGATGAAGTTATGGCAACGGGCAGCAAAGTTATACAATGCTATAATTCCATAGCCAATCCGAATGAGACTGCCTTCACTAAAATTCTCTCTTTGGCACGAGCCGTGGATAATAGCCTCTACCATCACGCAAAATTCAAATTAGGCCTTTCGTCCTTTCTCATGGGGAACGGGATGTGTTTTACCACGAAGCTGCTGAAAGAGCAGGGATGGGGTACGAGTACCATGGCGGAAGATCTGGAATATTACGCCACCCTTGTAAAAAACGGCATCCTGATCGGGTTTGCCGCCCATTCCAGGGTATATCATCAGGAATCCCGCAATATCAGTCATGCCACCGACCAAAGGCTGCGCTGGTCCTCCGGTAAATTTCATATCGCACGAAAATACGGGTTGGGCCTTTTTATGCAGGGGTTATATGAAAGAGATTATCGGAAGATCGATGCATCCTTTCCCCTCATACTCCCCAACCTCTCGCTCATGGTCAATCTGACCGTCCTTGCGTTGGTTGCTTCGTTGCTGATCCACCTGTTCTATTCTGTGCCTTCGGTAATTGGATGGCTCCTTTTTCTGCTCTTTCTGGAGATCCTCTATCTCTTGAGCGGCGTTTGGCTTACGAAGATGTCCCTTTGGAGAGTGTTTTGCGCATTCAGCTTTGCGCCCGTCTTTCTGGCGTGGAAGGCATGCATAGACTTTAAGGGTATCTTCGGAAGAGAAATGACTCGATGGGGCAAATCGATCAGGTAATCACCCACCACTCGTATTCATTAAATCAAATTCCTATAATGAGGTATAAACATGGAAGCGAGGCAAGATATTTCGCCCCATCATCTGGCGAAGGTAAAGAACTTTCACGATTTGGACGCCCCGCAGTACGAGCGGCTCAGGTACTGCCCGGATACGTGTGAGGGGTTGGCCTACGTCACCAGGAAGGATCTGGTTCTGGCCAGTCTTGATCAGAGCTCAGGGAGAATTTTGGATATCGGATGCGGGCCCGGTATCCTCACGAAAGATTTAATCCGAAGGAACCTGAAAGTTTTCAGTGCGGATTTATCAATGGAGATGATCAAGCACGCAAGAGAACAGGTGAAGGCGGAATCCGGCCGGGATAACGCGCATTTCGTGGCAAGCGATGTATCCGGCCTCTGTTTCTCTGATGGCATGATCGATAATGTGTTATGCATCGGAGTGGTCTGTTACGTGACGGATTACACGATGCTGCTCTCCGAGATATATCGCGTGTTGAAGCCCGGAGGTTTTGCCGTCATTCAAATCAACAACATCCGGTGGCCCGGAATTTACAGGAAATTCGTGCCCGTGTACCGTTACCTGAAGAGCAGGCTCACTGGGAAGAAATATGACGGCCTGACATTTGATTTCA encodes the following:
- a CDS encoding methyltransferase domain-containing protein, which codes for MEARQDISPHHLAKVKNFHDLDAPQYERLRYCPDTCEGLAYVTRKDLVLASLDQSSGRILDIGCGPGILTKDLIRRNLKVFSADLSMEMIKHAREQVKAESGRDNAHFVASDVSGLCFSDGMIDNVLCIGVVCYVTDYTMLLSEIYRVLKPGGFAVIQINNIRWPGIYRKFVPVYRYLKSRLTGKKYDGLTFDFNLFSRPAFLQDLKKGGFQITGLSHYDFRVPFADILLPKMSVKLSSFMHERRTLRFLRHFAHGLLITCRKVECS
- a CDS encoding glycosyltransferase family 2 protein, with the protein product FLAVAYFLKSENTLTAIPVPHRYLLLIPAHNEEALIGRLLESLLRVQYERNSFRAAVIADNCTDRTEAVSSQFDVDILKRTDPSARGKGFAIAWALKQVDLDSYDAVVIIDADNIIDPLFFRGLDEVMATGSKVIQCYNSIANPNETAFTKILSLARAVDNSLYHHAKFKLGLSSFLMGNGMCFTTKLLKEQGWGTSTMAEDLEYYATLVKNGILIGFAAHSRVYHQESRNISHATDQRLRWSSGKFHIARKYGLGLFMQGLYERDYRKIDASFPLILPNLSLMVNLTVLALVASLLIHLFYSVPSVIGWLLFLLFLEILYLLSGVWLTKMSLWRVFCAFSFAPVFLAWKACIDFKGIFGREMTRWGKSIR